One segment of Deltaproteobacteria bacterium DNA contains the following:
- a CDS encoding 6-bladed beta-propeller: MIKKRFNISLFLFVVLTGCAHTPQVKTVNIAWPENNPKISFVRSVYSANDLGIRPGWISRIFSFISGANSQYNTRFSPFAIAAYKGIIGVTDIHAPDVILFDKDNNSFTIISKCGASYFTTPTGIAITGNRVYVADSSQKSVFIISRSGSCLGSITNSLFIRPTSVAIAGNGDIYIVDTGMNMVFVYDNRDKFKFSFGSHGDGAGEFNFPTGITIKNNTVFIIDSLNFRIQIFTLHGKFISFFGKQGDGSGDFARPKGIAVDSDGIIYISDALFDVVQMFSAKGDYLMTFGRHGTDGGELSMPSGIVVEHGRIYVADALNNRIDIFNRIGDTENGAPHQ, from the coding sequence ATGATTAAAAAGCGTTTTAATATATCGCTTTTTTTATTCGTAGTTTTAACAGGATGTGCACACACGCCGCAAGTCAAAACTGTAAATATTGCTTGGCCTGAAAACAACCCCAAAATATCATTTGTCCGCTCTGTATACTCTGCAAATGATCTAGGTATCAGGCCCGGATGGATTTCACGGATATTCAGTTTTATCTCAGGTGCAAATAGCCAGTACAATACGCGGTTTTCTCCTTTTGCGATTGCTGCTTACAAAGGAATTATAGGTGTTACAGATATTCATGCACCAGATGTGATACTTTTTGATAAAGATAACAACAGCTTTACTATTATCAGTAAATGCGGCGCTTCATATTTTACCACACCAACAGGCATAGCAATAACAGGGAATAGAGTATATGTTGCGGATTCCTCTCAGAAAAGTGTATTTATAATAAGCAGGAGCGGCAGCTGTCTGGGAAGCATTACCAACAGTTTATTTATAAGACCCACTTCTGTTGCCATTGCAGGGAATGGAGATATATACATCGTAGATACAGGTATGAACATGGTTTTTGTATACGATAATAGAGATAAATTTAAATTTTCTTTTGGCTCACATGGCGATGGAGCAGGTGAATTTAATTTTCCAACAGGCATCACAATAAAAAATAACACAGTATTTATCATAGACAGCCTTAACTTCAGAATCCAGATATTTACACTTCACGGTAAATTTATATCATTTTTCGGCAAACAGGGAGACGGAAGCGGTGATTTTGCCAGACCCAAAGGCATAGCAGTAGATTCGGATGGCATTATTTATATAAGTGATGCATTGTTTGATGTGGTTCAGATGTTTAGCGCTAAAGGGGATTATCTTATGACATTTGGAAGGCATGGAACAGACGGTGGAGAGTTGTCAATGCCATCAGGCATAGTTGTTGAACACGGCCGCATTTATGTTGCAGATGCGTTAAACAACAGGATTGATATATTTAATAGGATAGGTGATACGGAGAATGGAGCACCACATCAATAA
- a CDS encoding NHL repeat-containing protein — translation MIKNVGICIITLLLTFATIGAGNANASAPVINGINAIPSALFPGRTSIIDVNASSTDNGMLAYTYSCNAGSFITWIGSQARWLSPVVGGHYTITVTVSSTNGGEAFTYVSLEVQPAFYSKSLNNLEEPVYLTTDRNGNLYISEPYARRLTAFNSRDKVLFSSSTTIKNGPLTVMNNMIYIASKADGSINAYSAFNGQFVSTICDHNTFDNPSGIAGNDSAKTIYVSDGSNIHIIDTACNRLGDIAYMSNGMPVGMSYDNVEGILSIADPLSANVTMINTLNNSSVQIGQYGVNGSIGWSGFNPGFDNGTSLIRPLSVAKDAFNRYYVADSYQNAVFVYTDQNVFVGSIGYYGTDPGAFKNPTSLAIDRTNGFLYVADPFNNRVEVFNIDKKPLPPNSSTTFVNPPTTVTSNAVASSKSAGCSCNISGSASGSLSIMDGMDGYTVLVMLGLFMLLIRRKHA, via the coding sequence ATGATTAAAAATGTAGGTATTTGTATAATTACTCTCTTGTTGACATTCGCTACAATAGGGGCAGGTAATGCCAATGCATCCGCACCTGTGATCAATGGTATAAATGCGATTCCATCTGCTTTATTCCCCGGTAGAACAAGTATAATAGATGTGAATGCGAGCTCAACTGATAATGGGATGCTTGCGTATACATATTCGTGTAATGCAGGTAGCTTTATTACGTGGATTGGTAGTCAGGCAAGATGGCTATCCCCAGTTGTTGGTGGGCATTATACTATCACAGTTACTGTAAGCTCTACAAACGGGGGCGAAGCATTTACCTATGTTTCATTGGAGGTTCAACCCGCCTTCTATTCTAAAAGCCTTAATAATCTTGAGGAGCCTGTTTATCTGACAACTGATCGCAACGGCAACCTTTATATATCCGAGCCTTATGCCAGAAGGCTTACAGCATTTAACAGCAGGGACAAAGTCCTTTTCAGCAGTTCAACGACCATCAAAAATGGTCCACTCACTGTTATGAACAATATGATTTATATTGCTTCAAAGGCAGACGGTAGTATAAATGCTTATTCCGCATTTAATGGCCAATTTGTATCGACAATATGTGATCATAACACTTTTGATAATCCCTCAGGTATTGCAGGTAATGATTCTGCAAAGACCATTTATGTTTCTGATGGCTCTAATATTCATATTATAGATACTGCCTGTAATAGATTGGGTGATATTGCCTATATGAGCAACGGTATGCCTGTTGGTATGAGCTATGATAATGTTGAGGGTATACTATCCATAGCTGATCCGCTCAGTGCAAACGTAACCATGATAAATACCCTAAACAATAGCTCTGTTCAGATTGGTCAGTATGGAGTGAATGGTTCCATAGGATGGTCTGGATTTAACCCAGGCTTTGATAATGGAACAAGCCTTATAAGACCTTTAAGCGTTGCAAAGGATGCCTTTAACAGATACTACGTTGCTGATAGTTATCAGAATGCGGTATTTGTTTATACAGATCAGAACGTGTTTGTAGGCTCAATAGGGTATTATGGTACTGACCCTGGCGCATTCAAAAATCCAACAAGCCTTGCTATTGATAGAACCAACGGGTTTCTATATGTAGCCGATCCTTTTAATAATCGCGTTGAAGTATTCAACATTGATAAAAAACCATTGCCCCCAAACAGTTCAACCACCTTTGTAAACCCGCCAACCACAGTCACAAGCAATGCTGTGGCAAGCTCGAAAAGTGCAGGTTGTTCGTGTAATATATCTGGCAGTGCATCAGGTAGTTTGTCAATAATGGATGGGATGGATGGATATACTGTGCTGGTTATGCTTGGATTGTTTATGTTGTTGATCAGGAGAAAGCATGCGTAA
- a CDS encoding cytochrome c3 family protein translates to MEHHINKQRDPHVSLLVKGAAVILLPAMLLLLSCSLAYAGSVLNTLHNLSISGPGQIKSTTEKQVCIFCHTPHDAEPHTPLWNKKLNTGTNYNMYWSNSLESLSPGGKPVTPDGASKLCLSCHDGTIAIGEVRSRRSPIPMQNNIRTIPSTSRGYLGTNLSGSHPISFVVTQKMITQSYVTGSNLASMTEMKDDPDGVRLDRNYEVQCISCHNPHQDDNFSASGVHFLRKSNITQVCIICHKM, encoded by the coding sequence ATGGAGCACCACATCAATAAACAAAGAGATCCCCATGTTTCGCTGCTTGTAAAGGGAGCGGCTGTAATTCTTTTACCTGCAATGTTATTACTGCTGAGCTGCAGTCTTGCATATGCTGGAAGTGTTCTGAATACGCTGCATAATCTGTCTATATCCGGTCCCGGCCAGATAAAGTCCACAACAGAGAAACAGGTGTGTATATTCTGTCATACCCCACATGATGCTGAACCACATACGCCTCTTTGGAACAAAAAACTTAATACAGGTACAAATTACAACATGTACTGGTCTAATAGCCTTGAGTCACTATCGCCGGGTGGGAAGCCTGTAACACCTGATGGGGCTTCAAAGCTGTGTTTGAGCTGCCATGACGGTACTATAGCTATTGGAGAGGTCAGGAGCAGGAGATCACCAATCCCCATGCAGAATAACATAAGGACAATACCATCAACATCGCGTGGGTATCTTGGAACAAACCTTTCAGGTAGTCATCCCATATCCTTTGTTGTAACACAAAAGATGATTACGCAGAGCTATGTTACAGGTTCAAACCTTGCAAGTATGACAGAGATGAAAGATGATCCTGATGGTGTGAGGCTTGACCGCAATTATGAGGTGCAGTGTATATCATGCCACAATCCGCACCAGGATGATAATTTTTCTGCCTCTGGCGTGCATTTTCTAAGAAAATCCAATATTACACAGGTTTGTATAATCTGTCATAAAATGTAA
- a CDS encoding B12-binding domain-containing radical SAM protein — protein MRNRIKKVLLVTPPYHSGVVESAGVWLPLGFVYIAGALREKGYETEIYDAMSLFHTHEDIIRKIKTDKPDVVATTAITASLPDAVEILNHAKMIDEHIITVIGNVHPTFMFNELLNNHGSIDYIIRGEGEVTFAELLDAINAYGNIGHVRGIAFKTDDCIHITPDRQLLMDLDALSPAWDLVNWRDYRYFPEDNATLGIVSSSRGCIHQCSFCSQQLFWEKKWRQRSALSFVNELEMLSEQYGVSVVMLSDEYPTANRQRWLDILNLIILRGLKIKLLLETRVDDIVRDQDIIDLYVKAGVSHIYVGVESGSSTSLELFKKDIKTEQSKRAIDIINKAGIVSETSLVLGMPYETSDTIKQALDTAVYYNPDMAFFLAIAPWPYSDIYPQLRHHIAVHDYRRYNLVEPVVKPDAMELSELEDALIQATKEFYMYKMRQLKSMPANKRRFMVKLMTILMKNSYIGTKLRGMIKDDKQIMYMMQRGD, from the coding sequence ATGCGTAACCGCATAAAAAAGGTACTGCTTGTTACACCACCTTATCACTCAGGTGTCGTGGAATCTGCAGGCGTATGGCTACCGCTTGGTTTTGTCTATATTGCTGGTGCTCTGAGAGAAAAGGGTTATGAAACCGAGATCTATGATGCAATGAGCCTGTTTCATACCCATGAGGACATAATCAGAAAAATAAAGACAGACAAACCCGATGTGGTTGCAACAACTGCAATAACAGCATCCTTGCCAGATGCAGTTGAGATTTTAAATCATGCAAAAATGATAGATGAACATATTATAACGGTGATTGGTAATGTACACCCAACATTTATGTTCAACGAACTGCTCAATAACCACGGTTCTATTGATTATATTATTAGAGGAGAGGGGGAAGTTACCTTTGCGGAACTCCTTGATGCCATCAATGCATACGGAAATATAGGGCATGTAAGGGGTATTGCATTCAAAACAGATGACTGTATACATATAACACCTGACCGTCAGCTTCTAATGGATCTTGATGCCTTATCACCTGCGTGGGACCTGGTTAACTGGAGGGACTATCGCTATTTTCCTGAGGATAATGCTACACTCGGCATAGTGAGCTCTTCCAGAGGATGCATTCATCAGTGCAGTTTCTGCTCACAGCAGCTTTTTTGGGAAAAAAAATGGAGACAGAGATCAGCACTATCATTCGTAAATGAACTTGAGATGCTCTCAGAGCAATATGGTGTAAGCGTTGTCATGCTTTCTGATGAATATCCTACAGCAAACAGACAGCGTTGGCTTGATATACTCAATCTTATTATCCTCAGAGGCTTGAAGATCAAGCTCCTTCTTGAAACAAGGGTTGATGACATTGTCAGAGATCAGGATATAATAGACCTTTATGTGAAGGCAGGGGTGTCGCATATATATGTTGGCGTAGAATCAGGTAGTAGTACATCCCTTGAGCTGTTCAAGAAAGATATAAAAACAGAACAAAGCAAAAGGGCAATTGATATAATCAACAAAGCGGGCATTGTATCAGAAACAAGCCTTGTACTTGGCATGCCCTACGAAACCTCTGACACAATAAAACAGGCACTTGATACCGCTGTTTATTATAACCCTGACATGGCTTTTTTTCTCGCAATTGCACCATGGCCCTACAGCGATATATATCCTCAGCTTAGGCATCACATAGCTGTACATGACTACAGAAGGTATAATCTCGTAGAGCCGGTTGTTAAGCCTGATGCAATGGAGCTCAGTGAGCTTGAAGATGCTCTTATACAGGCAACAAAGGAATTTTATATGTACAAGATGAGGCAGTTGAAATCTATGCCCGCAAACAAGAGAAGATTTATGGTCAAACTGATGACGATACTTATGAAGAATTCATACATAGGCACAAAGCTGAGGGGAATGATCAAAGATGATAAACAGATAATGTATATGATGCAAAGAGGGGATTAA